From Plasmodium yoelii strain 17X genome assembly, chromosome: 11, a single genomic window includes:
- a CDS encoding actin-like protein, putative, with protein sequence MAQYNDVSSIVIDLGFENIKLGYSGDENPKNIFSSNVGVPLDLEEKIKNEVYRKCLCTKDEFYKFNLIYPLFYLQPREHIKLKNCLYLDNKNNFNVNEDVLEKILFMNINGDRSIYKLMQNRIKSFIGNKLYKQTDIGNEYIDGDNISENDKNYTEVINNIQIDSEKNNYNNITNETNNLTSTLKEWNEENGYFDLDIIENSYIDICGIKNMLNKYNNVSCGLNENMEKFPYVFSLPNKRNKQIKKKIAELLFEKYKIPAIYFNSKSILTGFAYNKKVCSVVDVGSCYTDFSICSDGIIDDKNYNIYNIGGTSVDMFLEELLQKYNNTSLIPYYESHKEKNMHTNKKASYNSDNVHIDYYTKAKYIPLRDLKCYLCEVANSENEINKAKNMTFNEHVDIYILPDGQNINITKFTNIACEIFFTPSLLNDTTINTHLNNLYTKDKTFEGIHTTLFNMLQNIKSIEHKQDLINNIILTGSSTLFQNFNERFINEFANLDILNNTNLQNYQVLNNGKEFKKYSSWKGGSILSSFKNFNSFFVTRKEYEEFGFEIVNRKC encoded by the coding sequence atggCTCAGTACAACGACGTTTCTAGTATAGTTATTGATTTGGGATTTGAAAATATCAAACTTGGCTATTCAGGAGATGAAAACcctaaaaatatttttagttCAAATGTTGGAGTCCCTTTAGATTTGGAggaaaagataaaaaatgaagtatatagaaaatgtTTATGTACAAAAGATGAATTTTATAagtttaatttaatatatccactattttatttacaaCCACGTGAACACATCAAActaaaaaattgtttatatctagataataaaaataattttaatgttaatgaagatgttttagaaaaaattctttttatgaatataaatgGAGATAGATCAATATATAAGTTAATGCAAAATAGGATCAAAAGTTTTATAGgtaacaaattatataagcAAACAGATATTGGAAATGAATATATTGATGGTGATAATATtagtgaaaatgataaaaattatactgAGGTAATAAATAACATCCAAATTGattcagaaaaaaataactataataatattactaatgaaacaaataatttaacATCTACTTTAAAAGAATGGAATGAAGAAAATGGCTATTTTGATCTTGATATAATTGAAAATAGTTACATCGATATTTGTGGTATCAAAAATATgttgaataaatataataatgttagTTGTGGATTAAATGAAAACATGGAAAAATTCCCTTATGTATTTTCTTTAcctaataaaagaaataagcaaattaaaaaaaaaattgctgaattattatttgaaaaatataaaattccAGCTATCTATTTTAATTCAAAATCTATATTAACAGGATTTgcttataataaaaaagtttGTTCTGTTGTTGATGTTGGTTCATGTTATACTGATTTTTCGATATGTAGTGATGGTATAattgatgataaaaattataatatatataatattgggGGTACAAGTGTAGATATGTTTTTGGAAGAGTTactacaaaaatataataatacatcTCTTATTCCATATTATGAATCTCataaggaaaaaaatatgcacacAAATAAAAAAGCTAGCTATAACAGTGATAATGTTCATATTGATTATTATACTAAAGCAAAGTATATCCCTTTGAGAGatttaaaatgttatttATGTGAAGTAGCAAAtagtgaaaatgaaataaataaagcaAAAAATATGACATTTAATGAACATgtcgatatatatatattaccaGATGgtcaaaatattaatatcaCAAAATTTACTAACATTGCTTgtgaaatatttttcacaCCATCATTATTAAATGATACAACCATAAATacacatttaaataatttatatacaaaagATAAAACTTTTGAAGGAATTCATACTACATTATTTAACATGTTACAAAATATTAAGTCAATTGAACATAAACaagatttaataaataatattattttaacagGATCTTCAACTTTATTCCAAAATTTTAATGAAAGGTTTATCAACGAATTTGCTAATTTAGATATCCTAAATAATACtaatttacaaaattaccaagtattaaataatggcaaagaatttaaaaaatattcttcATGGAAAGGGGGAAGCATATTATcatcttttaaaaatttcaACTCTTTTTTTGTTACTAGAAAAGAGTATGAAGAATTTGGTTTTGAGATTGTAAATAGAAAGTGCTAA
- a CDS encoding UDP-N-acetylglucosamine transporter, putative, translating into MINGESHTVSCRKICKNGERNKKSVNNDNYSEKSGNEKNGNEKNGNEKSENEKSGHDNNTEQRRNESCENSILKTTLFFILLAHTIIIYILIRIKKIKNINCKLKDKSIIFISEIVKFIMSCFFYSKENKFNIKIIKNNLINIIVNNKLYLIYLMLPSILYYIQNILFYISVSNLPIPLFQLLHQFRILVVLIFTFLILKKKIKKEKILSILFLFLSLISLKDYDINFTNYFIRQNYNTTKHIDIFKITTNNNITKYKLLNKFNVLLFYYILEKKTLNKQILKLPILLLLQKHEKKKKKIKKIASQSYSQNNLNLDNNEYYIEQLLENNKNQDKTNEIKTAMLKRFNINTSVIKNINNNIIIGIISTFLITFISGFSSVFLEYVYLNYKHSFWLQNLFLSFFTIVISLLTKNLNISFDIPNSQKKDESDKLQKGNTNGHQSGKSGKNEKSEKNGKNGKSGKNVNPFTDTPLERTNWDIVNKLIYYFYKHFNSFSEFIYVSILIFLNGIGGIITSVYIIYAGSFSKFFITPISLIFNIYISSIYFKDFEFTVNYLISLVFVFFSLYLFFKDSLKPVVNK; encoded by the coding sequence ATGATAAATGGCGAGTCACACACTGTGAGTTGTAGAAAGATTTGTAAAAATGgagaaagaaataaaaaatcggTAAATAATGACAATTATTCAGAAAAAAGTGGGaacgaaaaaaatgggaacgaaaaaaatgggaaCGAAAAAAGTGAGAACGAAAAAAGTGGGCATGATAATAATACAGAACAGAGAAGAAACGAATCTTGTGAAAATTCAATACTAAAAacaacattattttttattttgctgGCACAtacaattataatttatatactgataagaataaaaaaaataaaaaatataaattgtaaattaaaagataaaagtattatatttatatcagaaatagtaaaatttataatgtcgtgttttttttattcaaaagaaaataaatttaatataaaaataataaaaaataatttaattaatataattgtaaataataaattatatcttatatatttaatgttaccaagtatattatattatatacaaaatattcttttttaCATTTCGGTATCAAATCTTCCAATTCCTTTATTTCAGTTATTACACCAATTTAGAATATTGGtagttttaatatttacatttttaattttaaaaaaaaaaataaaaaaggaaaaaatattatcaatactatttctatttttatcattgATATCCCTCAAAGATtatgatataaattttactaactattttataagacaaaattataataccACAAAACATATTGACATATTTAAAATCacaacaaataataatataaccaaatataaattattaaataaatttaatgtattattattttattatattcttgaaaaaaaaacattaaataaacaaatctTAAAATTgcctatattattattattacaaaaacatgaaaaaaaaaaaaaaaaaattaaaaaaatagctagTCAATCATATTcccaaaataatttaaaccttgataataatgaatattaCATCGAACAACTtttggaaaataataaaaatcaagATAAAactaatgaaataaaaacagCTATGTTAAAACGGTTTAATATTAACACTagtgtaataaaaaatataaataataatataataataggaattatttctacatttttaataacatttattaGTGGATTTTCGAGTGTCTTTTTAGAATATGTGTATCTCAATTATAAACATTCTTTTTGGCTACAAAATTTATTCTTATCTTTCTTTACCATAGTAATAAGTTtgttaacaaaaaatttaaacataTCTTTTGATATTCCAAACTCGCAAAAAAAAGACGAATCCGATAAACTCCAAAAGGGGAATACAAATGGTCACCAAAGTGgaaaaagtggaaaaaatgaaaaaagtgaaaaaaatggaaaaaatggaaaaagtggaaaaaatGTTAACCCATTTACAGATACCCCTTTGGAAAGAACAAATTGGGATATTGTTAATAAACTgatttactatttttataaacattttaattcatttagcgaatttatttatgtttctatcctcatatttttaaatggcATAGGTGGAATCATAACATcggtatatataatatacgcTGGAAgcttttcaaaattttttattacaccAATtagtttaatatttaatatttatatatcttctatatattttaaagatTTTGAATTTACTGTTAATTATTTGATTTCATTAGTGtttgtgtttttttctttgtatcttttttttaaagacaGTTTAAAACCAGTAGTcaataaataa
- a CDS encoding DNA mismatch repair protein MSH6, putative, protein MGEVNKGSGGACSNKKQASILSFFKTQNNKIKKENSMKDTNDKACEEKESKIDILNNFVCAKTDDNSFKNNKDMDSDRKGELFSNINNFDGCEKSDNNNNNKNGDSVKYENNGYIMDNAEISTEEDIIVKKKRKIILDSSYDDDDDCESDSNDKKKKKKENFVKNEGGVDNKLKNLLYDENKKGEDILINSNKEDGSNNNRDIKYVQRKKIEDNKKSQELDHLRNKFLNLPITLNNDKFRLYIEQYFLYCNSFEFPKWIQPEYIRDINLNAPDHPNYDSSTIWTPPQDHQWAIEYKQAHYTPGMQQFWKIKSKNFDKIIFFKMGRFYEIFYIDACIMHTICGLNWMNGEQKPHLGFPEQSLHLYAKKVINSGHKVVVIEQMETPKELEQRNKTSSGPKDKAIKREINEIYTKGTILHDNMLSAETKYIICFHFDDIEDIGDDDNNNNNAGSQTKCNFGFVVSDVATSYISVGYCNDDESRIELRTLLAQLCPAEILYCSKNINKEVLSIFKNIPACPELTSVNSFPNIIASLDEVNKYFENIPKALEAYKEQNSVICAFGGFIVYLRSLLLDKKILKFCKIEFYDLFKKDNYMVLDATALKHLEILETQSGETKNSLYDYVNKTCTNFGARNMRRWVCSPLLNCDKINQRLDVVEFLRKNDHILSLIRLKLKKLPDIERLLNKICIQASQSERGAVFFDNIVNTKLKEFVTFLNAFKEIDNMLIEINSIDSEEDLIPTRLFEITNTYNKISKNNIKGNYPEIDKITNEFLEKIYFDGEKEYKPADGCDDAIDAINKKEKDIEKELNNILVDIKKILKIPNLKYVHAKYKYEIECPDNVPKSFLKEVEITSVKKGFVRIQNEEIKNLVEMLEDIEQEKKDAIYPFFQKIFHLFYEHYEKYISACRLISELDCLQAFAYVALNTSFPLTRPILHFMECENTMDNKSDDPNYGDDLNCEIEKDGKMGSENASKEKKPFLILENNIHPVVATLMPNFIPNNIYMGCDKEKETTLLLTGPNMGGKSTLLRQTAISVILAQIGAFVPSTYCELTIVDKIFTRLGSSDNLFEGKSTFLVELEDISNLLKQSTKYSLAILDELGRGTSSFDGTAIALSTLEQISDVIKCRCIFSTHYHLLVEEVKHNTNISNYHMSLSIDDDQEKIIFLYKFIKGICPKSFGIHIAKLAGLPKEIIELAHEKSLLFENVTDEFCKIIKYKNIIRSLLKASDDTTLAAMFQKYKCEFA, encoded by the coding sequence atgggAGAAGTGAACAAGGGGAGTGGAGGAGCTTGCTCAAATAAAAAGCAAGCTTCAATTTTAAGCTTTTTTAAaacacaaaataataaaataaaaaaggaaaacaGCATGAAAGATACTAATGATAAAGCAtgtgaagaaaaagaaagcaaaattgatattttaaataattttgtttgtGCAAAGACAGATGATaattcatttaaaaataataaagatatgGATAGCGATAGAAAGGGTGAACTTTTTagtaacataaataattttgatggATGTGAAAAaagtgataataataataataataaaaatggtgaTTCTgttaaatatgaaaataacgGATATATTATGGATAATGCTGAGATAAGCACAGAGGAAGatataattgtaaaaaaaaaaagaaaaataattttggaTAGTTCttatgatgatgatgatgattgTGAAAGTGATagtaatgataaaaaaaaaaaaaaaaaagaaaattttgtaaaaaatgaagGAGGAGTTGACAATAAATTGAAAAATTTActatatgatgaaaataaaaaaggagaagacattttaataaatagtaacaaAGAAGATggtagtaataataatagagatataaaatatgtgcaacgaaaaaaaattgaagataataaaaaatcacAAGAATTAGATCATTTAcgtaataaatttttaaatttaccTATTacattaaataatgataaatttcgattatatatagaacaatattttttatattgtaatTCTTTTGAATTTCCTAAATGGATACAACCAGAATATATTAGagatattaatttaaatgccCCTGATCATCCAAATTATGATTCATCAACAATTTGGACACCACCTCAAGATCATCAATGGGCAATTGAATATAAGCAAGCTCATTATACTCCGGGTATGCAACAATTTTGGAAAATAAAATCcaaaaattttgataaaataattttttttaaaatgggTAGATTTTAcgaaattttttatatagatGCTTGTATAATGCATACAATATGTGGGTTGAATTGGATGAATGGTGAACAAAAGCCTCATTTAGGTTTTCCTGAACAATCTTTACATTTATATGcaaaaaaagttataaatAGTGGTCATAAAGTTGTTGTAATAGAACAGATGGAAACCCCTAAAGAATTAGAACAACGAAATAAAACATCATCAGGTCCTAAAGATAAAGCTATAAAAAGAGAAATTAACGAGATATATACAAAAGGTACAATTTTACATGATAATATGTTATCAGCAGAAacgaaatatataatatgttttcaTTTTGATGATATAGAAGATATAGgagatgatgataataataataataatgcagGGTCACAAACCAAATGTAATTTTGGATTTGTTGTAAGTGATGTGGCTACATCTTATATATCTGTTGGATATTGTAATGATGATGAATCTAGAATTGAGTTAAGAACATTGTTAGCTCAATTATGTCCAGctgaaatattatattgctcaaaaaatataaataaagaagttttatctatttttaaaaatataccaGCTTGCCCAGAATTAACTAGCGTTAATAGTTTTCCTAATATAATAGCTTCTCTTGATgaagtaaataaatattttgaaaatattccTAAAGCTTTAGAAGCATATAAAGAACAAAATAGTGTTATATGTGCATTTGGTGGTTTTATTGTCTATTTACGATCTCTTTTgttagataaaaaaatattaaaattttgtaaaattgaattttatgatttatttaaaaaggaTAATTATATGGTTCTAGATGCAACGGCATTGAAACATTTAGAAATCTTAGAAACTCAATCTGGAGAAACAAAAAATTCTTTATATGATTATGTAAATAAAACATGTACAAATTTTGGAGCAAGGAATATGAGAAGATGGGTATGTAGTCCTTTATTAAATtgtgataaaataaatcagaGATTAGATGTAGTTGaatttttaagaaaaaatgatcatatattatctttaatACGTTTGAAATTAAAGAAATTACCTGATATAGAAagattattaaataaaatatgtatacaaGCTTCACAAAGTGAAAGAGGAGctgttttttttgataacATAGTgaatacaaaattaaaagaattcGTCACATTTTTAAATGCATTTAAAGAAATTGACAATATGTTAATTGAAATAAATAGTATTGATAGTGAAGAAGATTTAATACCTACTCGTTTATTCGAAATTacaaatacatataataaaatatctaaaaataatataaaaggaAATTATCCTGAAATTGATAAAATAACTAATGAATTTTTAGAAAAGATTTATTTTGATGGAGAAAAAGAATATAAGCCTGCTGATGGATGTGATGATGCTATTGAtgcaataaataaaaaagaaaaagatatagaaaaagaattaaataatatattagttgatattaaaaaaattttaaaaattccaAATCTTAAATATGTACatgcaaaatataaatatgaaatagaATGTCCTGATAATGTTCCtaaatcatttttaaaagaaGTTGAAATTACATCTGTTAAAAAAGGATTTGTTAGAATACAAAAtgaggaaataaaaaatttagttGAAATGTTAGAAGATATTgaacaagaaaaaaaagatgctatttatccattttttcagaaaatatttcatctattttatgaacattatgaaaaatatatatctgcATGTAGACTAATTTCTGAATTAGATTGTTTACAAGCATTTGCTTATGTTGCTTTAAACACTTCTTTTCCTTTAACACGACcaattttacattttatggAATGTGAAAATACAATGGATAATAAATCAGATGATCCTAATTATGGAGATGATTTAAATTGTGAAATTGAAAAAGATGGAAAAATGGGTTCTGAAAATGCAtctaaagaaaaaaaaccatttttaattcttgaaaataatatacatccAGTAGTTGCTACATTAATGCCTAATTTTATTccaaataatatttatatgggatgtgataaagaaaaagaaacaaCCCTTTTATTAACAGGACCTAATATGGGTGGTAAAAGTACCTTACTTCGACAAACTGCTATTTCAGTTATTTTGGCTCAAATTGGAGCTTTTGTTCCATCAACATATTGTGAATTAACTATTGTagataaaatatttacacGTTTAGGATCTAGtgataatttatttgaagGAAAAAGTACATTCCTTGTAGAATTAGAAGATATATCAAATTTGTTAAAACAAAGTACTAAATATAGTTTAGCAATTTTAGATGAATTAGGAAGAGGAACATCATCATTTGATGGAACTGCTATTGCATTATCTACTCTTGAACAAATTTCAGATGTAATAAAATGTAGATGTATATTTTCAACacattatcatttattaGTAGAAGAAGTTAAACATAATACAAATATCTCAAACTATCATATGAGCTTAAGCATTGATGATGATcaagaaaaaattatatttttgtataaatttataaaaggAATATGTCCTAAATCTTTTGGTATACATATAGCAAAATTAGCTGGATTGCCCAAAGAAATTATTGAGTTAGCACATGAAAAATCATTGCTTTTTGAAAATGTAACGGAtgaattttgtaaaattattaaatacaaAAACATTATCCGATCATTGTTAAAGGCATCTGATGATACTACCTTGGCCGCCATGTTTCAAAAATACAAGTGCGAGTTTGCATAG
- a CDS encoding small ubiquitin-related modifier, putative, with product MADDNAAANNNGSTGTTQGEHIQVKVRSPDGAEVFFKIKRKTKLEKLMEVYCNRLGQSIEAVRFLYDGDRIHGENTPDQLGIEDGDVIDAMVQQTGGSIYKNM from the exons atggcAGATGATAATGCAGCAgcaaataataatggaaGCACAGGGACTACACAAGGTGAACATATTCAAGTTAAAGTTCGATCCCCTGATGGAGCAgaagttttttttaaaataaaaagaaaaacaaaattggaaaaattaATGGAAGTTTATTGTAATCGTCTTGGTCAATCAATAGAAGCAG tcCGATTTTTATATGACGGAGATCGAATACATGGAGAGAATACACCTGACCAACTTGGAATTGAAGATGGGGATGTTATTGATGCAATGGTACAACAAACAGGGGGGAGTATTTATAAGAATATGTGA
- a CDS encoding mediator of RNA polymerase II transcription subunit 11, putative, protein METINDNHLNSLKRLKDISRIIEATLQQNNRIKGILANELYFRKKCEASIETIKNNTDEQECYRKVSKIFIRKPKSVLAKELDEELAEYNKYSPHLVDLRKKLVDKLANLKEQYLQAQEAIEKETSQAA, encoded by the exons atggaaacaaTAAATGATAATCATTTAAATTCCTTGAAAAGG ctgAAGGATATATCAAGAATAATTGAAGCCACATTACAGCAAAATAACAGAATAAAAGGCATTTTGGCAAATGAGCTATATTTTAGGAAAAAATGTGAAGCATCTATAGAAAca ataaaGAATAATACAGACGAACAAGAATGCTATAGGAAGGTTTcgaaaat CTTTATTAGGAAACCAAAGTCGGTTTTGGCAAAAGAGCTTGATGAAGAGCTGGCCGAGTATAACAAATATAGCCCTCACCTAGTT GATTTAAGAAAAAAGCTAGTGGACAAATTGGCAAATTTAAAAGAGCAATATTTACAGGCCCAAGAAGCT ATTGAAAAAGAAACTAGCCAAGCTGCTTaa
- a CDS encoding 60S ribosomal subunit protein L24, putative: MRIEKCWYCSGNIYPGHGIHFIRNDARVFRFCRSKCHKHFKAKHNPRKVKWTKIYRKERNKELNDDKIFEFEKIRNEPIKYDRNLYIKTINAIKTIEKIKEKRKMLFYKNRIKEASDKKINLSLNYIKKNPALLKNTEFENIHKELIAKKQEHIDFTLVKNNFESDEIIKMNENDAIKFSSDIFHEQNVQKEREQRENTNVEFV, from the exons ATGAGGATAGAAAAATGTTGGTATTGCTCGGGAAACATATATCCAG GGCATGGAATACATTTCATACGAAACGATGCAAGAGTCTTTCGATTTTGTCGTAGTAAATGTCATAAACATTTTAAGGCAAAACATAATCCACGTAAAGTAAAATGGACAAAAATATATCGTAAAGAAAGAAACAAAGAActtaatgatgataaaatatttgagTTTGAAAAAATTCGAAACGAGccaataaaatatgatagaaatttatatataaaaacaattaatgctataaaaacaattgaaaagattaaagaaaaaagaaaaatgttattttataaaaatagaataaaaGAAGCAtcagataaaaaaattaacttaTCCTTAAATTATATCAAGAAAAATCCagctttattaaaaaatacagaatttgaaaatatacataaagaATTAATTGCTAAGAAGCAAGAACATATAGACTTTACCCTAGTTAAGAACAATTTCGAAAGTGatgaaattattaaaatgaatGAAAATGATGCAATCAAATTTTCTTCGGATATATTTCACGAACAAAATGTACAG AAAGAACGAGAACAACGAGAAAATACAAATGTGGAGTTTGTTTGA
- a CDS encoding transcription initiation factor TFIId, producing the protein MDENDDLNDLNFFLREENHLKDDSYDYNKKKVSMLLNKNNTLEKYNDKTSNNCEKDIEKSFDKNNQIEDNIINENNLEIIEDIQNYENDDNKSSNIKNKLIHKDIPLKIHNIISSANLDTEIDLRLVAISIKSAEYNPSKINTLIIRINNPKCTALIFKSGRIMLTGTKNKTDSIKGCKKIGKIIKLVTNQNIRLKNFKIENIIASANCNIPVRLEMLAHDHKEYCNYEPELFAGLVYRYKPTSNLKSVILIFVSGKIIITGCKSLQKLNTVFQDIYNVLVQYKS; encoded by the coding sequence atggacgAAAACGATGATCTAAATGATCTCAACTTCTTCTTAAGAGAAGAAAACCATTTAAAAGATGATAgttatgattataataaaaaaaaagttagtATGCttttaaacaaaaataatacattagaGAAATATAACGATAAAACGAGTAATAATTGTGAAAAGGATATTGAAAAatcttttgataaaaataaccaAATAGAAGacaatattattaatgaaaacaatttagaaataatagaagatattcaaaattatgaaaatgatgataacaaatcttctaatataaaaaataaattaattcatAAAGATATACCACtaaaaatacataatataatatcatCAGCAAATTTAGATACAGAAATAGATCTCCGACTTGTAGCAATTTCGATTAAAAGTGCAGAATATAATCCTAGTAAAATTAACACTCTTATAATTCGAATAAATAATCCAAAATGTACAGCATTGATTTTTAAAAGTGGAAGAATTATGCTTACGggtacaaaaaataaaacagatTCTATAAAAGGATGTAAAAAAATTGGGAAAATTATTAAGCTAGTTACTAACCAAAATATtagattaaaaaattttaaaattgaaaatataattgcaaGTGCAAATTGTAATATACCAGTTAGATTAGAAATGCTTGCTCATGATCATAAAGAATATTGCAATTATGAACCTGAATTATTTGCGGGTCTAGTTTATAGATACAAACCAACATCAAATTTAAAATCagttattttgatttttgtttctggaaaaattattatcactGGTTGTAAATCTTTACAAAAACTTAACACCGTTTTTCAAGATATTTACAATGTCTTAGTACAATATAAAAGTTGA